From a single Theropithecus gelada isolate Dixy chromosome 10, Tgel_1.0, whole genome shotgun sequence genomic region:
- the OGFR gene encoding opioid growth factor receptor isoform X2 codes for MRRTRRTRTARTARPPARGTRTRGTRTRTRTRNRRSRGRRGPARSRMTGSRNWRATRDMCRYRHNYPDLVERDCNGDTPNLSFYRNEIRFLPNGCFIEDILQNWRDNYDLLEDNHSYIQWLFPLREPGVNWHAKPLTLREVEVFKSSREIQERLVRAYELMLGFYGIRLEDRGTGTVGRAQNYQKRFQNLNWRSHNNLRITRILKSLGELGLEHFQAPLVRFFLEETLVRRELPGVRQSALDYFMFAVRCRNQRRQLVHFAWEHFRPRCKFVWGPPDKLRRFKPSSLPRPLEGTRKAEEEGSPGDPDHKASTQGRTCGPEHSKGRDRVDEGPQPRNVEPQDAGPLERSQGDEAGGHGEDGPEPLSPKESKKRKLELSRREQPPTESGPQSASEVEKIALNLEGCALSQGSLRTGTQEVGGQDPGEAVQPCPQPLGARVADKVRKRRKVDERAGDSAVVASDGAQTLALAGCPAPSGYPKAGHSENGVEEDTEGRTGPKEGTPGSPSETPGPSPAGPAGDEPAESPSETPGPSPAGSAGDEPAESLSETPGPSPAGPAGDEPAKAGEAAEVQDTEVKPSAKSGKP; via the exons atgCGGAGGACGCGGAGGACCAGGACTGCGAGGACGGCGAGGCCGCCGGCGCGAGGGACGCGGACGCGGGGGACGAGGACGAGGACGAGGACGAGGAACCGGAGGAGCCGCGGGCGGCGCGGCCCAGCGCGCTCCAG GATGACAGGGTCCCGAAACTGGCGAGCCACGAGGGACATGTGTAGGTACCGGCACAACTACCCG GATCTGGTGGAACGAGACTGCAATGGGGACACGCCAAACCTGAGTTTCTACAGAAATGAGATCCGCTTCCTGCCCAATG GCTGTTTCATTGAGGACATTCTTCAGAACTGGAGGGACAACTATGACCTCCTTGAGGACAATCACTCCTACATCCAGTG GCTGTTTCCTCTGCGAGAACCGGGAGTGAACTGGCATGCCAAGCCCCTCACGCTCAGGGAGGTCGAG GTGTTTAAAAGCTCCCGGGAGATCCAGGAGAGGCTTGTCCGGGCCTACGAACTCATGCTGGGCTTCTACGGGATCCGGCTGGAGGACCGAGGCACAGGCACAGTGGGCCGAGCACAGAACTACCAGAAGCGCTTCCAGAACCTGAACTG GCGCAGCCACAACAACCTCCGCATCACGCGCATCCTCAAGTCTCTGGGTGAGCTGGGCCTTGAGCACTTCCAGGCGCCGCTGGTCCGCTTCTTCCTGGAGGAGACGCTGGTGCGGCGGGAGCTGCCCGGCGTGCGGCAGAGTGCCCTGGACTACTTCATGTTCGCCGTGCGCTGCCGGAACCAGCGCCGCCAGCTGGTGCACTTCGCCTGGGAGCACTTCCGGCCCCGCTGCAAGTTTGTCTGGGGGCCCCCAGACAAGCTGCGGAGGTTCAAGCCCAGCTCTCTGCCCCGTCCGCTCGAGGGCACCAGGAAGGCGGAGGAAGAAGGAAGCCCCGGGGACCCCGACCACAAGGCCAGCACCCAGGGTCGGACCTGTGGGCCAGAGCACAGCAAGGGTAGGGACAGGGTGGACGAGGGGCCCCAGCCACGGAATGTGGAGCCCCAGGATGCGGGACCCCTGGAGAGGAGCCAGGGGGATGAGGCAGGGGGCCACGGGGAAGATGGGCCAGAGCCCCTAAGCCCCAAGGAGAGCAAGAAGAGGAAGCTGGAGCTGAGCCGGCGGGAGCAGCCCCCAACAGAGTCAGGCCCTCAGAGTGCCTCGGAGGTGGAGAAGATCGCTCTGAACTTGGAGGGGTGTGCCCTCAGCCAGGGCAGCCTCAGGACGGGGACCCAGGAAGTGGGGGGCCAGGACCCCGGGGAGGCCGTGcagccctgcccccaacccctgggAGCCAGGGTGGCTGACAAGGTGAGGAAGCGAAGGAAGGTGGATGAGCGTGCTGGGGACAGTGCTGTGGTAGCCAGTGATGGCGCCCAGACCTTGGCCCTTGCCGGGTGCCCTGCCCCATCGGGGTACCCCAAGGCTGGACACAGTGAGAACGGGGTTGAGGAGGACACAGAAGGTCGAACGGGGCCCAAAGAAGGTACCCCTGGGAGCCCATCGGagaccccaggccccagcccagcaGGACCTGCAGGGGACGAGCCAGCTGAGAGCCCGTCGGagaccccaggccccagcccagcaGGATCTGCAGGGGACGAGCCAGCTGAGAGCCTGTCGGagaccccaggccccagcccGGCAGGACCTGCAGGGGACGAGCCGGCCAAGGCAGGGGAGGCAGCGGAGGTGCAGGACACAGAGGTGAAGCCTTCTGCCAAATCTGGGAAGCCTTAA
- the MRGBP gene encoding MRG/MORF4L-binding protein isoform X3, whose protein sequence is MGEAEVGGGGAAGDKGPGEAATSPAEETVVWSPEVEVCLFHAMLGHKPVGVNRHFHMICIRDKFSQNIGRQVPSKVIWDHLSTMYDMQALHESEILPFPNPERNFVLPEEIIQEVREGKVMIEEEMKEEMKEDVDPHNGADDVFSSSGSLGKATEKSSKDKEKNSSDLGCKEGADKRKRSRVTDKVLTANSNPSSPSAAKRRRT, encoded by the exons ATgggagaggccgaggtgggcggcgGGGGCGCCGCAGGCGACAAGGGCCCAGGGGAGGCGGCCACCAGCCCGGCGGAGGAGACAGTGGTGTGGAGCCCCGAGGTGGAGGTGTGCCTCTTCCACGCCATGCTGGGCCACAAGCCAGTCG GTGTGAACCGACACTTCCACATGATTTGTATCCGGGACAAGTTCAGCCAGAACATCGGGCGGCAGGTCCCATCCAAGGTCATCTGGGACCACCTGAGCACCATGTACGACATGCAGGCACTG CATGAGTCTGAGATTCTTCCATTCCCGAATCCAGAGAGGAACTTCGTCCTTCCAGAAGAGATCATTCAGGAGGTCCGAGAAG GAAAAGTGATGATAGAAGAGGAGATGAAAGAGGAGATGAAGGAAGACGTGGACCCCCACAATGGGGCTGACGATG ttttttcatcttcaGGGAGTTTGGGGAAAGCAACAGAAAAATCcagcaaagacaaagagaagaactCCTCAGACTTGGGGTGCAAAGAAGGCGCAGACAAGCGGAAGCGCAGCCGGGTCACCGACAAAGTCCTGACCGCGAACAGCAACCCCTCTAGTCCCAGCGCTGCCAAGCGGCGCCGCACATAG
- the MRGBP gene encoding MRG/MORF4L-binding protein isoform X2 → MGEAEVGGGGAAGDKGPGEAATSPAEETVVWSPEVEVCLFHAMLGHKPVGVNRHFHMICIRDKFSQNIGRQVPSKVIWDHLSTMYDMQALHESEILPFPNPERNFVLPEEIIQEVREGKVMIEEEMKEEMKEDVDPHNGADDGEFFSSSGSLGKATEKSSKDKEKNSSDLGCKEGADKRKRSRVTDKVLTANSNPSSPSAAKRRRT, encoded by the exons ATgggagaggccgaggtgggcggcgGGGGCGCCGCAGGCGACAAGGGCCCAGGGGAGGCGGCCACCAGCCCGGCGGAGGAGACAGTGGTGTGGAGCCCCGAGGTGGAGGTGTGCCTCTTCCACGCCATGCTGGGCCACAAGCCAGTCG GTGTGAACCGACACTTCCACATGATTTGTATCCGGGACAAGTTCAGCCAGAACATCGGGCGGCAGGTCCCATCCAAGGTCATCTGGGACCACCTGAGCACCATGTACGACATGCAGGCACTG CATGAGTCTGAGATTCTTCCATTCCCGAATCCAGAGAGGAACTTCGTCCTTCCAGAAGAGATCATTCAGGAGGTCCGAGAAG GAAAAGTGATGATAGAAGAGGAGATGAAAGAGGAGATGAAGGAAGACGTGGACCCCCACAATGGGGCTGACGATGGTGAGT ttttttcatcttcaGGGAGTTTGGGGAAAGCAACAGAAAAATCcagcaaagacaaagagaagaactCCTCAGACTTGGGGTGCAAAGAAGGCGCAGACAAGCGGAAGCGCAGCCGGGTCACCGACAAAGTCCTGACCGCGAACAGCAACCCCTCTAGTCCCAGCGCTGCCAAGCGGCGCCGCACATAG
- the OGFR gene encoding opioid growth factor receptor isoform X1 — MAREDDSLPMSSWLYKTRHPREKESPGGFEKKTDMLRTACGGTGVRQQLPGAENILGRGDYLRGRRPPGRESCWENIIRKTSFRARAPPPPSMDDPDCDSTWEEDEEDAEDAEDQDCEDGEAAGARDADAGDEDEDEDEEPEEPRAARPSALQSRMTGSRNWRATRDMCRYRHNYPDLVERDCNGDTPNLSFYRNEIRFLPNGCFIEDILQNWRDNYDLLEDNHSYIQWLFPLREPGVNWHAKPLTLREVEVFKSSREIQERLVRAYELMLGFYGIRLEDRGTGTVGRAQNYQKRFQNLNWRSHNNLRITRILKSLGELGLEHFQAPLVRFFLEETLVRRELPGVRQSALDYFMFAVRCRNQRRQLVHFAWEHFRPRCKFVWGPPDKLRRFKPSSLPRPLEGTRKAEEEGSPGDPDHKASTQGRTCGPEHSKGRDRVDEGPQPRNVEPQDAGPLERSQGDEAGGHGEDGPEPLSPKESKKRKLELSRREQPPTESGPQSASEVEKIALNLEGCALSQGSLRTGTQEVGGQDPGEAVQPCPQPLGARVADKVRKRRKVDERAGDSAVVASDGAQTLALAGCPAPSGYPKAGHSENGVEEDTEGRTGPKEGTPGSPSETPGPSPAGPAGDEPAESPSETPGPSPAGSAGDEPAESLSETPGPSPAGPAGDEPAKAGEAAEVQDTEVKPSAKSGKP; from the exons ATGGCGAGAGAAGATGACAGCTTGCCCATGTCATCTTGGTTATATAAGACTCGGCACCCTAGAGAGAAAGAGTCCCCTGGTGGCTTCgaaaagaaaacagacatgcTTCGCACTGCGTGTGGAGGGACAGGGGTCCGCCAGCAGCTTCCAGGAGCTGA AAATATTCTTGGAAGGGGGGATTATCTGCGGGGCAGGCGTCCTCCGGGGAGAGAATCCTGCTGGGAGAACATCATCCGGAAGACATCCTTCCGAG CGCGAGCCCCGCCGCCGCCGAGCATGGACGACCCGGACTGCGACTCCACCtgggaggaggacgaggaggatgCGGAGGACGCGGAGGACCAGGACTGCGAGGACGGCGAGGCCGCCGGCGCGAGGGACGCGGACGCGGGGGACGAGGACGAGGACGAGGACGAGGAACCGGAGGAGCCGCGGGCGGCGCGGCCCAGCGCGCTCCAG TCCAGGATGACAGGGTCCCGAAACTGGCGAGCCACGAGGGACATGTGTAGGTACCGGCACAACTACCCG GATCTGGTGGAACGAGACTGCAATGGGGACACGCCAAACCTGAGTTTCTACAGAAATGAGATCCGCTTCCTGCCCAATG GCTGTTTCATTGAGGACATTCTTCAGAACTGGAGGGACAACTATGACCTCCTTGAGGACAATCACTCCTACATCCAGTG GCTGTTTCCTCTGCGAGAACCGGGAGTGAACTGGCATGCCAAGCCCCTCACGCTCAGGGAGGTCGAG GTGTTTAAAAGCTCCCGGGAGATCCAGGAGAGGCTTGTCCGGGCCTACGAACTCATGCTGGGCTTCTACGGGATCCGGCTGGAGGACCGAGGCACAGGCACAGTGGGCCGAGCACAGAACTACCAGAAGCGCTTCCAGAACCTGAACTG GCGCAGCCACAACAACCTCCGCATCACGCGCATCCTCAAGTCTCTGGGTGAGCTGGGCCTTGAGCACTTCCAGGCGCCGCTGGTCCGCTTCTTCCTGGAGGAGACGCTGGTGCGGCGGGAGCTGCCCGGCGTGCGGCAGAGTGCCCTGGACTACTTCATGTTCGCCGTGCGCTGCCGGAACCAGCGCCGCCAGCTGGTGCACTTCGCCTGGGAGCACTTCCGGCCCCGCTGCAAGTTTGTCTGGGGGCCCCCAGACAAGCTGCGGAGGTTCAAGCCCAGCTCTCTGCCCCGTCCGCTCGAGGGCACCAGGAAGGCGGAGGAAGAAGGAAGCCCCGGGGACCCCGACCACAAGGCCAGCACCCAGGGTCGGACCTGTGGGCCAGAGCACAGCAAGGGTAGGGACAGGGTGGACGAGGGGCCCCAGCCACGGAATGTGGAGCCCCAGGATGCGGGACCCCTGGAGAGGAGCCAGGGGGATGAGGCAGGGGGCCACGGGGAAGATGGGCCAGAGCCCCTAAGCCCCAAGGAGAGCAAGAAGAGGAAGCTGGAGCTGAGCCGGCGGGAGCAGCCCCCAACAGAGTCAGGCCCTCAGAGTGCCTCGGAGGTGGAGAAGATCGCTCTGAACTTGGAGGGGTGTGCCCTCAGCCAGGGCAGCCTCAGGACGGGGACCCAGGAAGTGGGGGGCCAGGACCCCGGGGAGGCCGTGcagccctgcccccaacccctgggAGCCAGGGTGGCTGACAAGGTGAGGAAGCGAAGGAAGGTGGATGAGCGTGCTGGGGACAGTGCTGTGGTAGCCAGTGATGGCGCCCAGACCTTGGCCCTTGCCGGGTGCCCTGCCCCATCGGGGTACCCCAAGGCTGGACACAGTGAGAACGGGGTTGAGGAGGACACAGAAGGTCGAACGGGGCCCAAAGAAGGTACCCCTGGGAGCCCATCGGagaccccaggccccagcccagcaGGACCTGCAGGGGACGAGCCAGCTGAGAGCCCGTCGGagaccccaggccccagcccagcaGGATCTGCAGGGGACGAGCCAGCTGAGAGCCTGTCGGagaccccaggccccagcccGGCAGGACCTGCAGGGGACGAGCCGGCCAAGGCAGGGGAGGCAGCGGAGGTGCAGGACACAGAGGTGAAGCCTTCTGCCAAATCTGGGAAGCCTTAA
- the MRGBP gene encoding MRG/MORF4L-binding protein isoform X1, producing MGEAEVGGGGAAGDKGPGEAATSPAEETVVWSPEVEVCLFHAMLGHKPVGVNRHFHMICIRDKFSQNIGRQVPSKVIWDHLSTMYDMQALHESEILPFPNPERNFVLPEEIIQEVREGETRERLGLGIRKGQTLAKGGEVRVRTPGLQGGVRVQRRPRPTCAWVVLEPPGLERTLFESSGWTEAEARVGSKRRSSPWPDHPPASATTVGFR from the exons ATgggagaggccgaggtgggcggcgGGGGCGCCGCAGGCGACAAGGGCCCAGGGGAGGCGGCCACCAGCCCGGCGGAGGAGACAGTGGTGTGGAGCCCCGAGGTGGAGGTGTGCCTCTTCCACGCCATGCTGGGCCACAAGCCAGTCG GTGTGAACCGACACTTCCACATGATTTGTATCCGGGACAAGTTCAGCCAGAACATCGGGCGGCAGGTCCCATCCAAGGTCATCTGGGACCACCTGAGCACCATGTACGACATGCAGGCACTG CATGAGTCTGAGATTCTTCCATTCCCGAATCCAGAGAGGAACTTCGTCCTTCCAGAAGAGATCATTCAGGAGGTCCGAGAAGGTGAGACTCGGGAGAGGTTGGGCTTGGGAATCAGAAAAGGCCAGACCCTGGCCAAGGGCGGGGAGGTGAGGGTGAGGACCCCGGGCCTCCAGGGAGGTGTGAGGGTCCAGCGCAGACCCCGCCCCACCTGTGCTTGGGTGGTCTTGGAACCTCCGGGATTGGAGAGGACTTTGTTTGAGAGCAGTGGCTGGACGGAAGCTGAGGCCCGTGTGGGCAGCAAGCGTCGGAGCAGTCCCTGGCCTGACCATCCCCCAGCGTCGGCCACCACCGTGGGTTTTCGGTGA
- the MRGBP gene encoding MRG/MORF4L-binding protein isoform X4: MGEAEVGGGGAAGDKGPGEAATSPAEETVVWSPEVEVCLFHAMLGHKPVGVNRHFHMICIRDKFSQNIGRQVPSKVIWDHLSTMYDMQALHESEILPFPNPERNFVLPEEIIQEVREVFSSSGSLGKATEKSSKDKEKNSSDLGCKEGADKRKRSRVTDKVLTANSNPSSPSAAKRRRT; this comes from the exons ATgggagaggccgaggtgggcggcgGGGGCGCCGCAGGCGACAAGGGCCCAGGGGAGGCGGCCACCAGCCCGGCGGAGGAGACAGTGGTGTGGAGCCCCGAGGTGGAGGTGTGCCTCTTCCACGCCATGCTGGGCCACAAGCCAGTCG GTGTGAACCGACACTTCCACATGATTTGTATCCGGGACAAGTTCAGCCAGAACATCGGGCGGCAGGTCCCATCCAAGGTCATCTGGGACCACCTGAGCACCATGTACGACATGCAGGCACTG CATGAGTCTGAGATTCTTCCATTCCCGAATCCAGAGAGGAACTTCGTCCTTCCAGAAGAGATCATTCAGGAGGTCCGAGAAG ttttttcatcttcaGGGAGTTTGGGGAAAGCAACAGAAAAATCcagcaaagacaaagagaagaactCCTCAGACTTGGGGTGCAAAGAAGGCGCAGACAAGCGGAAGCGCAGCCGGGTCACCGACAAAGTCCTGACCGCGAACAGCAACCCCTCTAGTCCCAGCGCTGCCAAGCGGCGCCGCACATAG